A single Suricata suricatta isolate VVHF042 chromosome 2, meerkat_22Aug2017_6uvM2_HiC, whole genome shotgun sequence DNA region contains:
- the LOC115305589 gene encoding small integral membrane protein 30-like: MASVSAHLFLVLISLLLVLPVEAVEAGDAIALLLGVALSITGICACLGVYARKRNGQM; this comes from the coding sequence ATGGCTTCAGTTTCAGCACATTTGTTCTTGGTCCTCATTTCACTGCTCTTGGTGCTGCCTGTTGAAGCAGTAGAAGCTGGAGATGCAATCGCTCTCTTGCTAGGTGTGGCACTCAGCATTACAGGCATTTGTGCTTGTTTGGGGGTATATGCACgaaagagaaatggacaaatgtgA